In Flavobacterium lacustre, a genomic segment contains:
- a CDS encoding metallophosphoesterase family protein, protein MKKILLLSDTHSHIDDTILKYVAQADEVWHAGDIGDLKVTDTIKKLKPLRCVYGNIDDAQARLEFPLHQRFLCEGVAVWMTHIGGYPGKYNPAVRAELEANPPKLFICGHSHILKVIFDKKHNLLHMNPGAAGISGFHQVRTMLRFVIDGDKIKDLEIVEIGKKG, encoded by the coding sequence ATGAAAAAAATACTGCTCCTTTCCGATACCCACAGCCATATTGACGATACGATTTTGAAATACGTTGCACAAGCAGACGAAGTTTGGCATGCCGGCGATATTGGCGATTTAAAGGTTACCGATACCATTAAAAAACTAAAACCATTGCGTTGTGTGTATGGTAATATTGATGACGCCCAAGCTCGTTTGGAATTTCCGTTGCACCAACGGTTTTTATGCGAAGGAGTAGCGGTCTGGATGACGCACATTGGTGGTTATCCCGGAAAATACAATCCCGCTGTCCGTGCTGAACTGGAGGCGAATCCCCCGAAATTATTCATCTGCGGCCATTCCCATATTCTGAAAGTAATATTTGATAAAAAGCACAATTTGTTGCACATGAATCCCGGTGCGGCAGGAATTAGTGGTTTCCATCAAGTGCGTACGATGTTGCGTTTTGTTATTGATGGGGATAAAATAAAGGACTTAGAAATTGTTGAAATCGGAAAAAAAGGATAA
- the lpdA gene encoding dihydrolipoyl dehydrogenase: MKYDIIVLGSGPGGYVTAIRASQLGFKVAVIEKENLGGVCLNWGCIPTKALLKSAQVFDYLKHASDYGLTVSEFDKDFSAVVNRSRGVAEGMSKGVQFLMKKNKIDVIDGFGKLKPGKKLDVTDAAGKVTEYSADHIIVATGARSRELPNLPQDGVKVIGYRQAMTLPTQPKSMIIVGSGAIGVEFAHFYNSMGTDVTIVEFMPNIVPVEDEDISKQMERSLKKAGIKIMTNSSVERIDTTGAGVKAFVKTSKGEEVLEADILLSAVGIKTNIENIGLEEVGIATDRDKILVNAYNATNIPGYYAIGDVTPGQALAHVASAEGINCVEKIAGLHVEPIDYGNVPGCTYATPEIASVGLTEKQAKEKGYELKIGKFPFSASGKAKAAGTPDGFVKVIFDAKYGEWLGCHMIGAGVTDMIAEAVVARKLETTGHEILKSIHPHPTMSEAVMEAVADAYGEVIHL; this comes from the coding sequence ATGAAATACGATATTATAGTTTTAGGAAGTGGTCCCGGAGGATATGTTACTGCTATCAGAGCCTCACAATTGGGTTTTAAAGTAGCCGTAATCGAAAAAGAAAATTTAGGCGGTGTTTGTTTGAACTGGGGTTGTATCCCTACGAAAGCATTACTAAAATCAGCTCAGGTTTTTGATTATCTAAAACACGCTTCTGATTACGGATTGACTGTTTCTGAATTTGACAAAGACTTTTCTGCGGTAGTAAATCGTAGTAGAGGTGTTGCAGAAGGAATGAGCAAAGGAGTTCAATTCTTGATGAAAAAAAATAAAATCGACGTTATTGATGGTTTTGGAAAACTAAAACCAGGTAAAAAATTAGACGTTACCGATGCAGCCGGAAAAGTAACCGAATATAGTGCTGATCACATCATTGTAGCAACCGGAGCGCGTTCCCGTGAATTACCGAACTTGCCACAAGACGGCGTAAAAGTAATTGGATACCGTCAAGCAATGACTTTACCAACACAACCTAAATCAATGATTATTGTTGGTTCCGGAGCGATTGGAGTAGAATTTGCGCATTTCTACAACTCTATGGGAACAGATGTTACCATTGTAGAATTCATGCCAAACATTGTTCCTGTTGAAGACGAAGACATCTCAAAACAAATGGAGCGTTCTTTGAAAAAAGCAGGTATCAAAATCATGACTAATTCTTCTGTAGAGCGAATTGATACTACCGGAGCAGGTGTAAAAGCTTTTGTGAAAACATCCAAAGGAGAAGAAGTTCTGGAAGCTGATATTTTACTTTCGGCAGTTGGAATCAAAACTAACATCGAAAACATCGGATTAGAAGAAGTAGGAATTGCTACTGACAGAGATAAAATTTTAGTAAACGCTTACAATGCCACTAATATTCCTGGTTATTATGCTATTGGTGATGTTACACCAGGACAAGCATTGGCTCACGTCGCTTCGGCTGAAGGAATCAACTGTGTAGAAAAAATTGCAGGATTGCATGTAGAACCTATCGATTACGGAAACGTACCGGGTTGTACTTATGCTACTCCAGAAATTGCTTCTGTAGGTTTAACTGAAAAACAAGCGAAAGAAAAAGGATACGAATTAAAAATTGGTAAATTCCCATTCTCTGCTTCAGGAAAAGCAAAAGCTGCCGGAACTCCTGATGGTTTTGTAAAAGTAATTTTTGATGCAAAATATGGCGAATGGTTAGGATGTCACATGATTGGTGCCGGAGTTACTGATATGATTGCTGAGGCAGTTGTAGCCCGTAAACTGGAAACTACAGGACACGAAATCCTTAAATCAATTCACCCGCACCCAACCATGAGCGAAGCTGTTATGGAAGCTGTGGCTGATGCCTATGGTGAAGTAATTCACTTGTAA
- the truA gene encoding tRNA pseudouridine(38-40) synthase TruA, translated as MRYFIQLAYNGTHYHGWQYQPNASSVQETLNKAFSVVLNTEINLMGAGRTDTGVHAKEMYAHFDLDMPFDIPNLVHKLNSYLPKDIVIYAVFPVSDEAHTRFDATKRTYEYHINTFKNPFSQEQSWYFHQPLDVELMNEAAQLLLNHTDFQCFSKVNTDVNTFDCTIFEAYWKQEKDSLIFTISANRFLRNMVRAIVGTLVNIGLHKITLADFEAIIESKNRDKAGFSVPAHGLYLTKIAYDYLK; from the coding sequence TTGAGGTATTTTATACAATTAGCATACAACGGAACCCATTATCACGGCTGGCAATACCAACCTAATGCTTCGTCTGTGCAGGAAACCCTGAACAAGGCTTTTTCGGTTGTATTGAATACCGAGATTAATCTTATGGGAGCCGGGCGCACTGACACCGGGGTTCATGCTAAGGAAATGTATGCCCATTTTGATTTAGATATGCCTTTTGATATTCCGAATTTAGTACACAAACTCAATTCCTATTTACCAAAAGACATTGTGATTTATGCTGTTTTTCCAGTTTCTGATGAAGCGCATACCCGATTTGACGCAACCAAAAGAACCTATGAATACCATATCAATACGTTTAAAAACCCTTTTTCGCAGGAACAAAGCTGGTATTTCCATCAACCGCTAGATGTGGAATTGATGAATGAGGCAGCTCAATTATTACTGAATCACACCGATTTTCAATGTTTTTCGAAAGTGAATACCGATGTAAACACTTTTGACTGTACTATTTTTGAAGCCTATTGGAAACAAGAAAAAGACAGCCTTATTTTCACGATTTCGGCCAATCGTTTCTTGCGCAATATGGTACGTGCCATTGTGGGCACTTTAGTCAACATTGGTTTACACAAAATTACATTGGCCGATTTTGAAGCTATTATAGAAAGTAAAAACAGAGATAAAGCCGGATTTTCGGTACCGGCACATGGATTGTATCTGACTAAAATAGCATACGATTATTTGAAGTAG
- a CDS encoding DUF4293 domain-containing protein, giving the protein MIQRIQTIYLLLAFVVTGILPFVFPLWTMSDGKDYFFMQNQIYVIVSGLSTTLTLLSIISYKKRQNQFVIGRLNIILNLILLGLFVYHSLNLSGETLVVSEKGIGMFLPILAIVLLVLANKAIKKDEDLVKSVDRLR; this is encoded by the coding sequence ATGATACAAAGAATTCAGACGATATATTTACTCCTTGCCTTTGTTGTTACCGGAATTTTACCATTTGTTTTCCCTTTGTGGACAATGAGTGACGGAAAAGACTATTTCTTCATGCAAAATCAAATTTATGTGATTGTATCCGGCCTGAGTACCACCCTTACTTTATTGAGCATTATATCGTATAAAAAAAGACAAAATCAATTTGTTATCGGCAGATTGAATATCATATTGAATTTAATTTTATTAGGATTGTTTGTATATCATTCACTAAATTTATCTGGAGAAACACTGGTTGTTTCTGAGAAAGGTATTGGGATGTTTCTACCTATCTTGGCTATCGTATTATTAGTCTTAGCTAATAAAGCCATCAAGAAGGATGAAGATCTTGTAAAATCTGTGGACCGATTGAGGTAA
- a CDS encoding RsmB/NOP family class I SAM-dependent RNA methyltransferase: MRLHRNLVYTTIDALNAIFNEGEYADKVVARSLKKDKRWGSSDRKFVAETIYEIVRWKRLYAEIAEVKEPFDRDNLWRMFSVWAVLRGYPIPDWRQLEGTPERKIKGRFDELSKVRALKESIPDWMDELGVKELGEKVWATEIAAQNQPAKVILRVNTLKTTREALRAILMDLNIETETLKNQPDALVLKERANVFLTDAFKAGFFEVQDANSQLVAAFLDVKPGMRVVDTCAGAGGKTLHIAALMENKGQLIAMDLYESKLKQLKLRAKRDGAFNIEYRIIDTTKVIKKLHEKADRVLIDAPCSGLGVLKRNPDAKWKLQPEFIDNIKKVQAEVLENYSKIVKPGGKLVYATCSVLPSENQEQVAHFLTTAIGKEFNFIKDQKILASESGFDGFYMALLERKEVKSEL; the protein is encoded by the coding sequence TACTACCATCGACGCCTTGAACGCTATCTTTAATGAAGGAGAATATGCCGATAAAGTGGTAGCCAGATCCTTAAAAAAAGACAAACGCTGGGGAAGTTCAGACAGAAAGTTTGTTGCCGAAACCATCTACGAAATTGTACGTTGGAAAAGACTATATGCAGAAATAGCCGAAGTTAAAGAACCTTTTGACAGAGATAACCTTTGGAGAATGTTCTCTGTATGGGCAGTATTAAGAGGCTACCCAATCCCGGATTGGCGTCAATTAGAAGGTACTCCGGAACGAAAAATAAAAGGGCGTTTTGATGAACTTTCGAAAGTGAGAGCTTTGAAAGAATCTATTCCGGATTGGATGGATGAATTGGGTGTAAAAGAATTGGGAGAAAAAGTTTGGGCTACTGAAATTGCTGCTCAAAATCAACCTGCCAAAGTAATTTTAAGAGTAAATACACTTAAAACTACAAGAGAAGCGCTACGTGCTATTTTGATGGATTTAAACATTGAAACCGAAACATTAAAAAACCAACCGGATGCTTTAGTCTTAAAAGAAAGAGCTAACGTTTTCCTTACTGATGCTTTTAAAGCCGGATTTTTTGAAGTACAGGACGCCAATTCCCAATTAGTAGCTGCTTTTCTTGACGTAAAACCAGGAATGCGCGTAGTGGATACGTGTGCTGGTGCCGGTGGAAAAACATTGCATATTGCCGCTTTAATGGAAAATAAAGGACAATTGATTGCAATGGATTTGTACGAAAGCAAATTGAAACAATTGAAATTGAGAGCTAAAAGAGATGGTGCTTTCAATATTGAATATCGCATTATCGATACCACCAAAGTAATTAAAAAATTACACGAAAAAGCTGACCGTGTTTTAATTGACGCACCTTGTAGCGGCTTAGGTGTTTTGAAAAGAAATCCTGATGCTAAATGGAAATTACAACCGGAATTCATTGATAATATTAAGAAAGTACAAGCAGAAGTTTTAGAAAATTATTCTAAAATTGTGAAACCAGGCGGAAAATTGGTTTATGCTACGTGTTCCGTTTTACCTTCTGAGAACCAAGAGCAAGTAGCTCATTTTCTAACTACTGCCATTGGAAAAGAATTTAACTTTATTAAAGACCAAAAAATTCTGGCTTCAGAGTCTGGTTTTGATGGTTTTTATATGGCTTTGCTGGAGCGTAAGGAAGTGAAGAGTGAGTTGTGA
- the rho gene encoding transcription termination factor Rho, with the protein MFEISALKEMKLSELQEIAKTAKTIKFNGVKKETLISQILEHQAANTAAVPVKNEQSAIEEEKPKRVRIVPVKKAAIQKTPANSLFKSEEAPKVENIPAEIAPVVSEESPAPVQIEAAPEKKVGKVIKFNKSAYEKKIALQKDKVANKEVNTENESETPVETIPAENNEVTVPVKKVNPNQLNKQNPNQNPNQNPNQNGNGNGNGNQNPNFKNKKNNFSHSDFEFDGIIESEGVLEMMPDGYGFLRSSDYNYLASPDDIYLSTSQIRLFGLKTGDTVKGVVRPPKEGEKFFPLVRVLKINGHDPQVVRDRVSFEHLTPVFPSEKFKLAEKGSSISTRIIDLFSPIGKGQRGMIVAQPKTGKTMLLKDIANAIAANHPEVYLIVLLIDERPEEVTDMQRSVRGEVIASTFDREPQEHVKIANIVLEKAKRLVECGHDVVILLDSITRLARAYNTVQPASGKVLSGGVDANALQKPKRFFGAARNVENGGSLSIIATALTETGSKMDEVIFEEFKGTGNMELQLDRKIANKRIFPAIDLTSSSTRRDDLLLDQQTLQRMWIMRKYLSDMNPVEAMDFINDRFKKTRNNEEFLISMND; encoded by the coding sequence ATGTTTGAAATTTCTGCATTAAAAGAAATGAAGCTATCTGAGCTTCAAGAAATAGCTAAAACGGCTAAAACCATAAAGTTTAACGGTGTAAAAAAAGAGACATTAATCAGTCAGATTTTAGAGCATCAAGCAGCTAATACTGCCGCCGTGCCTGTTAAAAACGAGCAAAGTGCGATTGAAGAGGAAAAACCTAAAAGAGTTCGAATTGTTCCTGTAAAAAAAGCAGCTATTCAAAAAACACCTGCAAATTCGCTTTTTAAAAGTGAAGAAGCTCCAAAAGTAGAAAATATTCCAGCAGAAATAGCTCCTGTAGTATCAGAAGAAAGTCCGGCTCCAGTACAAATTGAGGCTGCTCCGGAAAAAAAAGTGGGTAAAGTTATTAAGTTCAACAAATCCGCATACGAAAAGAAAATTGCACTGCAAAAAGATAAAGTAGCCAATAAGGAAGTCAATACAGAAAACGAAAGTGAAACTCCTGTAGAAACTATTCCGGCTGAAAATAATGAGGTTACGGTTCCTGTAAAAAAAGTGAACCCAAACCAGTTAAACAAACAAAATCCGAATCAAAACCCGAACCAAAATCCAAATCAAAACGGGAACGGAAATGGAAACGGAAATCAAAACCCCAATTTTAAGAACAAAAAAAATAATTTCAGCCATTCTGATTTTGAATTCGATGGGATTATAGAAAGTGAAGGTGTTTTGGAAATGATGCCTGACGGATATGGATTTTTACGTTCATCCGATTATAATTATTTAGCTTCTCCGGATGATATTTATTTATCAACTTCTCAAATTCGATTGTTTGGTCTAAAAACAGGTGATACTGTAAAAGGAGTAGTGCGTCCTCCAAAAGAAGGAGAGAAATTTTTTCCTCTGGTTCGTGTTTTAAAAATAAACGGACATGATCCTCAAGTAGTTCGTGATCGGGTATCATTCGAACATTTAACACCCGTTTTCCCTTCCGAAAAATTCAAATTAGCCGAAAAAGGCAGCTCTATTTCAACCCGAATTATCGATTTGTTTTCACCAATTGGAAAAGGACAACGCGGAATGATTGTAGCACAGCCAAAAACGGGTAAAACTATGTTGCTGAAAGACATTGCCAATGCCATTGCAGCCAATCATCCTGAAGTATATTTGATTGTTTTATTGATAGACGAGCGCCCTGAAGAGGTGACAGATATGCAGCGTAGTGTGCGTGGAGAAGTAATTGCTTCAACTTTTGACAGAGAACCGCAAGAGCACGTAAAAATTGCTAATATCGTTCTTGAAAAAGCTAAACGTTTAGTAGAATGTGGTCACGATGTGGTGATTCTTTTAGATTCAATTACACGTTTGGCAAGAGCTTACAATACGGTTCAGCCGGCTTCAGGAAAAGTATTAAGTGGTGGTGTTGATGCCAATGCATTGCAAAAACCAAAACGTTTCTTTGGTGCAGCCAGAAATGTTGAAAATGGAGGTTCTTTGAGTATTATTGCAACAGCTTTGACCGAAACAGGTTCTAAAATGGATGAAGTGATCTTTGAAGAATTCAAAGGTACGGGTAACATGGAACTACAGTTGGATAGAAAAATTGCCAACAAACGTATTTTCCCTGCGATAGATTTAACCTCTTCCAGCACAAGACGTGATGATTTATTATTAGATCAACAAACGTTGCAACGCATGTGGATTATGAGAAAATATCTTTCGGATATGAATCCGGTGGAAGCTATGGATTTTATAAACGATCGTTTCAAAAAAACCAGAAATAACGAAGAGTTTTTGATCTCGATGAATGATTAA
- a CDS encoding response regulator, translating to MAPKIKIHLADDHQVLIDGMRFLLHTVSDFEVVGYSLNGRDLFDHVISNQTDILIMDISMPEKDGIAVLKEFKQKGFPCKVIILSSYDDLKLIKEVMKLGSNGYLTKKCAGENIVEAIRAVSNGEDYFCKSVREKIFNSATKNNPKLNKHKPVDNSILTDRELEIITLISLEYSGKEISEYLFISTNTVETHRKNIMKKLHLKNTISLVKYALRNNLIK from the coding sequence ATGGCCCCAAAAATTAAAATCCATCTGGCAGACGACCATCAAGTACTTATTGATGGGATGCGGTTTTTACTGCATACCGTTTCGGATTTTGAAGTAGTAGGGTATTCTTTAAATGGCCGCGATCTTTTTGACCATGTTATTTCCAATCAAACCGATATTCTCATCATGGACATCAGCATGCCCGAAAAAGACGGTATTGCTGTACTTAAAGAATTCAAACAAAAAGGATTTCCCTGCAAAGTAATTATCTTGTCCAGTTATGATGATTTAAAACTAATTAAAGAAGTCATGAAATTGGGCTCCAATGGCTACCTGACCAAAAAATGCGCCGGAGAAAATATAGTTGAAGCTATTCGTGCGGTTTCTAATGGTGAAGATTATTTTTGCAAATCCGTTCGAGAAAAAATATTCAATTCTGCCACAAAAAACAATCCAAAGTTAAACAAACACAAACCCGTTGATAATTCCATTTTAACCGATCGGGAATTAGAGATTATCACCTTAATTTCATTAGAATATAGCGGAAAAGAAATCAGCGAATATTTATTTATCAGTACCAATACCGTTGAAACCCATCGTAAAAACATTATGAAAAAACTGCATCTCAAAAACACCATCAGTCTGGTAAAATATGCGTTGAGAAATAATTTAATAAAATAA
- a CDS encoding ABC transporter ATP-binding protein — protein MKAKAFDTRLFKRILHYTKPYQWRFRGVIIFAISLSVFAALRPYLLKQTVDGYIKTHDQYGLLLYVILMGIVLLAEVFSQFYFVFWANWLGQDIVKDIRTKLFRHILSFRMKYFDLVPVGQLVTRSVSDIESIARIFSQGLFMIISDLMKMLVVLIFMFYMNWKLTWIVIVAMPILVFFTRIFQKKMQVAFEEVRTQIANMNSFVQERVTGMKIVQLFNREDIEFEKFKEINDKHKKAWIKTILYNSIFFPIADIISSLTLGFIVLYGGFKILNGDNFTSFGDLFSYTMFIGMLFNPLRQIADKFNEMQLGMIAANRVFDILDTQDQIQDTGTIEAPIFEGDIQFEAVRFGYIPDEEVIKGIDLEVKAGQTIAIVGSTGAGKSTIINLLNRFYEIKSGAIYIDNHNIENYTLGSLRLQIAVVLQDVFLFADTIFNNITLNNSAISREEVLAAAQKIGVHDFIMSLPDNYDFDVKERGVMLSSGQRQLIAFLRAYVSNPSILILDEATSSIDTYSEELIQRATETITKGRTSIVIAHRLATIVNADKIVVMDKGLIVEQGTHQELINKETGYYKNLYDSQFSVAN, from the coding sequence ATGAAAGCAAAAGCATTCGATACCCGATTATTCAAACGAATATTACACTATACGAAACCTTACCAATGGCGGTTTAGAGGTGTCATTATTTTCGCCATCTCCTTGTCCGTTTTTGCGGCTTTACGTCCTTATTTGTTGAAACAAACGGTTGATGGATATATCAAAACCCATGATCAATATGGGCTTTTGTTGTATGTGATTTTGATGGGAATTGTACTTTTGGCGGAAGTCTTTTCGCAATTTTACTTTGTGTTTTGGGCCAACTGGCTTGGTCAGGATATTGTGAAAGATATTCGAACCAAATTGTTTCGTCATATTTTAAGTTTCCGAATGAAATATTTCGATTTGGTTCCGGTGGGACAATTGGTTACCCGTTCGGTTTCGGATATTGAGTCGATTGCGCGGATTTTCAGCCAAGGATTATTTATGATTATCAGTGACTTGATGAAAATGTTAGTCGTACTGATTTTTATGTTTTACATGAACTGGAAACTGACTTGGATTGTAATTGTTGCAATGCCCATTCTGGTTTTCTTTACCCGAATATTCCAAAAAAAGATGCAAGTGGCGTTTGAGGAAGTGCGTACACAAATTGCGAATATGAATTCGTTTGTGCAGGAACGCGTTACGGGAATGAAGATTGTTCAGCTCTTTAACCGCGAAGATATTGAGTTCGAAAAATTCAAAGAAATCAACGATAAACACAAAAAAGCGTGGATAAAAACTATTCTTTATAACTCTATCTTCTTCCCTATTGCCGATATTATTTCGTCTTTAACTTTAGGTTTTATTGTCCTTTACGGAGGTTTCAAGATTTTGAACGGAGATAATTTCACAAGTTTCGGGGATTTGTTTTCTTATACGATGTTCATCGGAATGTTATTTAATCCGTTGCGTCAGATTGCGGATAAATTCAACGAAATGCAACTGGGTATGATTGCTGCGAACCGTGTTTTTGATATATTAGACACCCAAGATCAAATTCAGGATACCGGAACTATTGAAGCTCCCATTTTTGAAGGAGACATCCAATTTGAAGCGGTACGATTTGGTTATATTCCGGATGAAGAAGTTATAAAAGGAATTGATTTAGAAGTCAAAGCCGGACAAACTATTGCTATTGTGGGATCGACCGGTGCCGGAAAATCAACGATTATCAATTTGCTGAATCGTTTTTATGAAATTAAAAGTGGTGCTATTTACATCGATAATCACAATATCGAAAATTACACCTTGGGTTCCTTACGCCTGCAAATTGCGGTGGTATTACAAGATGTTTTTCTTTTTGCCGATACGATTTTCAATAATATTACCCTGAACAATTCGGCTATTTCACGCGAAGAAGTTTTGGCAGCAGCCCAAAAAATCGGGGTTCATGATTTTATTATGAGTTTACCGGATAATTATGATTTTGATGTCAAAGAACGTGGTGTCATGTTATCGTCCGGGCAACGCCAATTGATTGCTTTTTTACGGGCTTATGTCAGCAATCCGAGTATTTTAATTCTGGATGAAGCCACCTCATCGATCGATACGTATTCTGAAGAACTGATTCAGCGTGCAACCGAAACCATTACAAAAGGCCGAACATCGATTGTTATTGCACATCGTTTAGCAACAATTGTCAATGCAGATAAAATTGTCGTGATGGATAAAGGGTTAATTGTAGAACAAGGAACGCACCAAGAATTAATCAATAAAGAAACCGGCTATTATAAAAACTTGTATGATTCGCAGTTTTCGGTAGCGAATTAG
- a CDS encoding tetratricopeptide repeat-containing sensor histidine kinase, whose amino-acid sequence MPKSLFFSFLLPLLYICSPSAFAQEKTPSFALITQEVKEAKILMKAGSFEKSLVQSRLALRHAIAIKDDNLIASSYHTIAANFDELSEYEKAFYYYNKGLIYANKTNNDVLKNWIYNNLGNIYCFDKKQYEKGIFYYKKSLAYSKKINDPSQVVFTKLNIAWAYFDIGQFGKGYPYLKHINLHHKKYGDSSTIVALNMLNGMYYSYKNDTKKAHSFFQNAIKLGNEGTEKSDLSYSHQEYSKFLLKNGDYKKAYENLDIYNALTSALNDEEKLKKVNVAGINLEIDEYKREIEKIESEYKSKQRILLREQALNKRIVIVVISLFIVSIILFYFLFQNTNLKQKNRLNSIKSKIQQNVINASITGQEMERKKIATFLHDNISALLSSAGLHLNVFATNTKNGCQEISKTIALLEEAHDKVRDLSHELLPVLLARFGLLYALQDLCEKNSNSNILFEYESDIAITKRYSEEFEMKIYFITTELLNNIIKHSEATLAKVIIKEQNSLLHIQVYDNGNGFDTNLNHIEGFGITQIRARVDTMKGLFFINSKVGTGTTITIDVPIFES is encoded by the coding sequence ATGCCCAAAAGTCTCTTTTTTTCATTCTTGTTGCCACTACTCTATATTTGTAGTCCCTCCGCTTTTGCACAAGAAAAAACACCTTCGTTTGCTCTTATTACACAAGAAGTAAAAGAGGCAAAAATACTCATGAAAGCGGGAAGTTTTGAAAAATCATTAGTCCAATCAAGACTCGCTTTACGGCATGCAATTGCCATTAAAGACGATAATCTTATTGCCTCTTCCTACCACACGATAGCTGCCAATTTTGATGAGTTGTCTGAATATGAAAAAGCATTTTACTATTACAACAAAGGCTTAATTTATGCCAACAAAACCAACAATGATGTCTTGAAAAACTGGATTTATAATAATCTAGGAAACATTTATTGTTTTGATAAAAAGCAGTATGAAAAGGGAATTTTTTATTATAAAAAGTCCTTGGCTTACAGCAAAAAAATAAACGACCCCAGCCAAGTAGTCTTTACAAAACTCAATATTGCATGGGCCTATTTTGATATTGGTCAATTTGGGAAAGGCTACCCCTATTTAAAACACATCAATTTGCACCATAAAAAATATGGAGATTCCTCAACTATTGTGGCACTAAACATGCTAAACGGCATGTACTATTCCTATAAAAACGACACTAAAAAAGCCCATTCCTTTTTTCAGAACGCTATAAAACTAGGGAACGAAGGCACCGAAAAATCCGATTTGTCCTATTCCCACCAAGAATATTCTAAATTTTTATTAAAAAACGGAGATTATAAAAAGGCTTATGAAAACCTTGACATATATAATGCCCTGACCTCAGCACTCAATGACGAAGAAAAACTAAAGAAAGTTAATGTTGCCGGCATCAATCTGGAAATAGACGAATATAAAAGAGAAATCGAAAAAATCGAATCGGAATACAAATCCAAGCAACGCATTTTATTACGGGAACAAGCCTTGAATAAAAGAATTGTTATTGTTGTTATTTCATTATTTATTGTCAGTATCATTCTGTTTTATTTCTTATTTCAAAATACCAATCTGAAACAAAAAAACAGACTCAACAGCATTAAAAGTAAGATTCAGCAAAACGTCATCAACGCCTCTATCACCGGACAGGAAATGGAACGCAAAAAAATCGCTACTTTTTTACATGACAACATTAGCGCCTTACTGTCGTCGGCGGGTTTGCATCTGAATGTTTTTGCTACAAATACCAAGAACGGCTGTCAGGAAATTTCTAAAACCATTGCCCTTTTAGAAGAAGCACATGATAAAGTTCGTGATTTGTCACACGAGCTTTTGCCCGTACTTTTGGCGCGATTTGGATTGTTGTATGCTTTACAGGATTTGTGCGAGAAAAATTCTAATTCCAATATTCTTTTTGAATATGAAAGTGACATTGCTATCACCAAAAGATACTCGGAAGAATTTGAAATGAAAATTTATTTCATCACCACCGAACTCCTCAATAACATCATCAAACACAGTGAAGCTACCCTTGCCAAAGTGATTATCAAAGAGCAAAACAGCTTGTTACACATTCAAGTTTATGACAACGGAAATGGTTTTGACACTAATTTAAACCACATTGAAGGTTTTGGCATCACCCAAATAAGAGCCCGAGTTGATACAATGAAAGGGCTTTTCTTCATTAATTCTAAAGTAGGAACAGGAACGACGATAACGATAGATGTGCCTATTTTTGAGTCTTAG